A portion of the Kazachstania africana CBS 2517 chromosome 2, complete genome genome contains these proteins:
- the PEX7 gene encoding Pex7p (similar to Saccharomyces cerevisiae PEX7 (YDR142C); ancestral locus Anc_8.316): MLGYHMKGFSGYGVQYSPFFDNKLAVATGANFGLVGNGKVYLLEIDSKGQIHETNSFLTQDCLFDVAWNELHENQVLVAQGDGSLRLFDTTLKDYPIEIFNEHEREVFSCSWNLITKNTFTSSSWDGTVKIWSPLRKASLLTLVPHPLKVMKNFDQVDIPISNQKAHTAISKNKNCIYQAQFSPHDPNLVICCAGNSYTTLFDLRQPSTSNNQQNFFSHSGLEALTCDFNKYRPNIVATGGVDNTIRIWDLRMLSKQFQAGTQRDNSIMCVNEIKKGHELAVRKVSWSPHSSTTLLSTSYDMTCCVWQDLSSNGKAPTGKTNSTDFRRGCITRFNQHSEFVFGADWSLWGQPGFIASTAWDGNVFVWNAFRK, from the coding sequence ATGTTAGGCTACCATATGAAAGGATTTAGTGGATATGGTGTACAGTACTCCCCATTTTTTGATAACAAACTAGCAGTGGCTACGGGGGCAAATTTCGGATTAGTGGGTAATGGTAAAGTATATCTATTAGAGATAGATTCGAAAGGCCAAATTCACGAAACCAACTCTTTCCTTACACAGGACTGTCTGTTCGACGTAGCGTGGAATGAATTGCATGAAAATCAAGTTTTAGTGGCTCAAGGAGACGGGTCTTTACGTCTTTTTGATACTACATTAAAAGACTATCCCATTGagattttcaatgaacATGAGAGAGAAGTTTTTAGTTGTTCTTGGAATCTCATTACTAAGAATACATTCACCAGTAGTTCATGGGATGGTACTGTAAAGATATGGTCTCCTTTGAGGAAGGCAAGTTTACTTACATTGGTCCCACATCCTTTaaaagtaatgaaaaatttcgatCAGGTAGATATACCAATTTCCAACCAAAAAGCCCATACGGCCATTTcaaagaacaaaaattgtatatatcAGGCACAGTTCTCACCACATGATCCGAACCTAGTGATATGCTGCGCGGGTAACTCATATACCACGCTCTTTGATTTAAGGCAGCCTTCAACATCCAATAACcaacaaaatttcttctctcaCTCGGGATTGGAAGCTTTAACCTGTGacttcaataaatatagGCCAAATATAGTAGCAACTGGTGGTGTCGATAATACAATAAGGATTTGGGATTTGAGAATGCTCAGCAAGCAATTTCAGGCAGGCACTCAGAGAGacaattcaataatgtgcGTCAACGAAATCAAGAAAGGGCACGAATTGGCAGTAAGGAAGGTTTCATGGTCACCTCATAGCTCAACTACACTGTTGTCTACTTCATATGATATGACATGCTGTGTGTGGCAAGATCTGAGTTCCAATGGAAAAGCACCAACGGGTAAAACCAATAGCACAGATTTCAGAAGAGGTTGTATAACAAGGTTTAATCAACATTCAGAGTTCGTCTTCGGCGCAGACTGGAGTTTATGGGGTCAACCTGGATTTATTGCATCTACCGCCTGGGATGGTAACGTGTTCGTTTGGAACGCATTCCGTAAATAG
- the MKC7 gene encoding aspartyl protease (similar to Saccharomyces cerevisiae MKC7 (YDR144C) and YPS1 (YLR120C); ancestral locus Anc_8.318) → MKLLNSKLILSTSLITALTDASIVAKDSKQPSDFNKNKYLKLGFDKYVGESFDKSSKDSLQKRAEYAIFNLTNQASFYSVELAIGTPSQNVTVLVDTGSSDLWVTGSDNPLCSTDSSDDDDDSYAFKKKRAETIVVTEEATITENGNNLDGLDPFGWLGGSTATSGSFETSFPSSSSSSGDFDCSEYGTFNTNDSSTWSSNHTSFFISYGDSSVAEGVWGQDVLSISDVDVSGVSFAVANYTNSTVGVLGIGLSGLETTYSGTSSSESYIYENLPMLLKSSGVIDTIAYSLFLNEKSDTTGNLLFGAVDHSKYSGSLYTLPIVNVYASEGYKNPLEFDVTMYGLGISTSDSNTTIATMKIPALLDSGTTIVYFPETLLELVADQLGASYSDELGFYAMSCVSSSDDTEFVFDFGGFHITVPLSDFLIRVSGSECILAMAAQDDESIILGDYFLTNAYVVYDLENYEISMAQANYDSEDEDIEVISSTVPSAVKAASYSNSWSSTGSITSGGDIFTVASNSTATNSVTTTKSSSSKTSSGHSTTDSSSRKSNAGSGISYASYLLMASITFVLSYLL, encoded by the coding sequence ATGAAGTTgctaaattcaaaattaatacTCAGTACATCTTTAATAACGGCATTAACCGACGCCTCTATCGTTGCTAAGGATTCAAAACAACCGTcagatttcaataaaaacaaatatttaaaaCTAGGTTTCGACAAATACGTAGGTGAGAGCTTTGATAAATCTTCGAAAGATTCTTTGCAGAAGAGAGCCGAATATGCAATCTTTAATTTAACTAATCAAGCTAGCTTCTACTCGGTAGAATTAGCTATCGGTACTCCCAGTCAAAATGTGACAGTTTTGGTAGATACAGGTTCCTCTGACCTATGGGTCACCGGTTCAGATAACCCTCTATGCTCTACTGATTCGAGCgacgatgatgacgatTCTTATGcattcaaaaagaaaagagctGAAACCATCGTTGTCACTGAAGAAGCAACAATAACAGAAAATGGTAATAACTTGGACGGATTAGATCCATTCGGATGGCTAGGTGGATCAACTGCCACATCTGGTTCATTCGAAACTTCTTTCccatcttcatcttcttctagCGGAGATTTTGACTGTAGTGAATATGGTACATTCAATACAAACGATTCGTCCACTTGGTCTTCAAATCATACAAGCTTCTTCATTAGTTACGGCGATTCCTCCGTAGCAGAAGGTGTATGGGGCCAGGATGTTCTCTCCATCTCCGATGTAGACGTTTCCGGCGTATCTTTTGCCGTCGCTAACTATACTAATTCCACCGTTGGTGTTCTTGGTATTGGGCTGTCCGGTTTGGAAACAACTTACTCTGGTACCAGTTCTTCTGAATCATACATTTATGAAAATCTACCAatgcttttgaaaagttctGGTGTTATAGATACTATTGcatattcattatttttaaacGAAAAGAGTGATACCACAGGTAATTTACTCTTTGGCGCTGTGGATCACAGTAAATATTCTGGTTCTCTATACACATTACCAATAGTAAACGTCTATGCTTCAGAGGGCTATAAAAACCCTCTAGAATTTGACGTGACAATGTATGGTTTAGGTATCTCCACATCAGATTCAAATACCACTATTGcaacaatgaaaattcCAGCTTTACTTGATTCTGGTACTACTATTGTTTATTTCCCAGAAACGTTATTAGAATTGGTAGCAGACCAATTGGGTGCTTCTTATTCCGATGAGTTAGGTTTCTATGCGATGAGCTGTGTCTCCTCCAGTGATGATACCGAATTTGTCTTCGATTTTGGTGGATTTCACATCACTGTTCCTTTATCCGATTTTCTAATCCGTGTAAGTGGAAGCGAATGTATCCTGGCCATGGCTGCTCAAGACGATGAAAGTATCATCCTTGGTGATTATTTCTTAACTAATGCTTACGTGGTTTACGATTTAGAAAACTATGAAATCTCTATGGCTCAAGCTAATTATGATTCTGAAGACGAAGATATTGAAGTCATAAGTTCTACAGTACCAAGTGCCGTTAAGGCTGCCTCTTACTCTAACAGTTGGTCATCAACCGGATCGATCACTTCAGGTGGTGACATTTTCACTGTGGCCTCAAATTCCACAGCAACTAATTCTGTAACTAcaacaaaatcatcatcatcgaaAACTTCTTCAGGCCACTCCACTACCGATTCGAGCTCTAGAAAGAGCAATGCTGGTTCTGGAATAAGCTATGCATCGTACTTACTAATGGCATCCATCACATTTGTCCTATCTTATTTACTATGA
- the TAF12 gene encoding Taf12p (similar to Saccharomyces cerevisiae TAF12 (YDR145W); ancestral locus Anc_8.323) produces MSSSNAGQSNVPPSDPSANRGITLQKQLMELSARFKSLVQEAKKVGETTPEGKELIMQASKLKALYDNYNKQKQEAMAQAQARNNNANTANVNSSSSANSTEANTSGRSGSSAQFATLIRQALTPEQNQQYDKLVQNFQTRANNIKDKHTFLKQNIDRLVQEIEKQTDAAAKKQLDEKRIELMTNLKAISVEYTNLQQQYNNGKKAFYIECAKKNPDLQRLLQKSTQRVQQQAASPNAQQQPPVKTEAQPQPQPQQQATPSQSSSNANLAASKPRSQSQITNVNAAASNSSSSNKSVIFKQSDPAVPISESISSKTPIPVPYRVNRPTISGGSAMNAAALNTPIMTKLPPYELDTERVMSKRKLRELVKTIGIDEGDGETVIDGDVEELLLDLADDFVTNVTSFACKLAKHRKSDNLETKDIQLHLERNWNIRIPGYSADEIRSTRKWNPTQSYNQKLQSINIDKNGTNIKGTGTSGTGKNASK; encoded by the coding sequence ATGTCGTCGTCAAATGCTGGCCAGAGTAACGTACCTCCTAGTGATCCTTCCGCTAATAGAGGAATAACTTTACAGAAACAACTAATGGAATTGAGTGCAAGATTCAAATCATTGGTTCAAGAAGCCAAGAAAGTGGGTGAAACCACTCCTGAAGGTAAAGAATTAATCATGCAAGCATCGAAATTGAAAGCTCTCTATGACAATTAcaataaacaaaaacagGAAGCCATGGCTCAAGCTCAGgcaagaaataataatgccAATACTGCTAATGTTAATTCATCTAGTAGCGCTAATAGTACTGAAGCAAATACATCTGGGAGAAGCGGTAGTAGTGCACAATTCGCAACTCTTATCAGACAAGCACTTACACCTGAACAGAATCAGCAATACGATAAACTGGTACAAAATTTCCAAACTCGTgcaaataatatcaaagataaacatactttcttgaaacaaaatattgatagGTTAGTTcaagaaatagaaaaacAAACTGATGCAGCTGCCAAGAAACAGTTGGATGAAAAGAGAATAGAAttaatgacaaatttaaaagCAATTAGTGTAGAATACACTAATttacaacaacaatataataatggtaaaaaAGCGTTTTATATTGAATgtgcaaaaaaaaatccagATTTACAAAGATTACTACAAAAATCAACACAAAGAGTTCAACAGCAAGCGGCTTCACCCAATGCTCAACAGCAACCACCCGTTAAGACAGAAGCGCAACCACAACCACAACCACAACAACAGGCAACACCATCTCAAAGTTCCTCGAACGCTAATTTAGCAGCCAGTAAACCTCGCTCTCAATCTCAAATTACTAATGTTAATGCTGCAGCATCAAactcatcatcatctaataaATCTGTGATTTTTAAACAGTCAGACCCTGCGGTACCAATATCTGAAAGTATAAGTTCAAAGACTCCTATTCCTGTTCCATACAGAGTCAATAGACCCACCATTTCTGGGGGTTCAGCAATGAATGCCGCTGCGCTGAATACCCCTATAATGACTAAATTACCTCCATATGAATTAGATACTGAAAGAGTAATGTCCAAAAGAAAACTGAGAGAATTGGTTAAAACTATTGGGATTGATGAAGGTGATGGTGAAACTGTAATTGATGGAGatgttgaagaattattgCTAGACTTGGCCGATGATTTCGTCACAAATGTAACATCATTTGCGTGCAAATTAGCTAAACACAGAAAGTCAGATAATTTGGAAACAAAGGATATACAGTTAcatcttgaaagaaattggaaTATCAGAATACCGGGGTATTCTGCTGACGAAATTAGAAGTACTAGGAAATGGAATCCAACACAATCTTAcaatcaaaaattacaaagCATTAacattgataaaaatggtaCGAATATAAAGGGTACTGGCACATCTGGTACAGGTAAAAATGCATCAAAGTAG
- the KAFR0B05730 gene encoding uncharacterized protein (similar to Saccharomyces cerevisiae ZRT2 (YLR130C); ancestral locus Anc_8.325), which produces MSELIPRDTCQTSNDYNGSDNLRILAVFMILISSALGAFFPLLSSKYSFIKLPNWCFFIAKFFGSGVIVATAFIHLLEPASDALTNDCLGGTFADYPWAFGICLMSLFFLFFSEICSHYFILRAYGNEDHSHFPSGNDDSKLSDVDSDKNTETRISNHRDIESGSFIRDAGPTSGNSFIPGRDHYSHDAVHQDPSQLGTPAESSDKENYANQIFAVSILEFGIVFHSVFIGLSLAVAGEEFKTLFVVLIFHQMFEGLGLGTRLAETNWPKSKKLTPWIMALGYSITTPISTAIGIGVRHSFLPESRKALIVNGVFDAFSAGILIYTGLVELMAHEFLYSSTFKQKDGLKRMLLAYLCMATGAGIMALLGKWA; this is translated from the coding sequence ATGTCTGAACTAATTCCAAGAGATACTTGTCAAACAAGTAATGATTATAATGGTAGCGATAATTTAAGAATCTTAGCTGTATTCATGATTCTAATCTCATCCGCGTTGGGTGCCTTCTTTCCGTTATTATCCTCCAAGTATTCATTTATTAAGTTGCCTAATTGGTGCTTTTTTattgcaaaatttttcgGTTCTGGTGTGATTGTTGCCACTGCTTTCATTCATCTTTTAGAACCAGCATCTGATGCTTTAACTAATGATTGTCTCGGGGGCACTTTTGCTGATTATCCATGGGCTTTTGGTATCTGTTTAATGTCgcttttcttcttattttttagTGAAATTTGTAGTCATTACTTTATACTGCGAGCATATGGTAATGAGGATCACTCCCATTTCCCAAGCGGTAATGATGACAGCAAATTGAGTGACGTTGACTCGGACAAAAATACAGAGACACGTATTTCTAATCACAGAGACATTGAATCTGGTTCATTCATAAGAGATGCTGGTCCTACATCAGGTAATTCCTTTATTCCGGGCAGAGACCACTATTCGCACGATGCAGTTCATCAAGATCCTTCTCAATTGGGAACGCCTGCAGAAAGTTCTGACAAGGAAAACTACGctaatcaaatttttgcagtatcaattttagaatTTGGTATTGTATTCCATTCTGTTTTCATTGGTTTATCTTTGGCTGTTGCTGgtgaagaattcaaaactTTGTTCGTTGTCCTTATCTTCCATCAAATGTTCGAAGGTTTAGGTTTAGGAACTAGATTAGCTGAAACAAACTGGCCAAAGTCCAAAAAACTTACACCATGGATTATGGCCTTAGGCTATTCCATCACCACACCAATCTCTACAGCTATTGGAATCGGTGTGAGACACAGTTTCTTACCTGAATCCAGAAAAGCCTTGATTGTCAATGGTGTCTTCGATGCATTTTCAGCTGGGATCCTTATTTATACTGGTCTCGTTGAATTGATGGCACatgaatttttatattcaagTACATTTAAACAAAAAGACGGTTTGAAAAGAATGTTACTTGCTTATTTGTGCATGGCAACAGGTGCTGGGATAATGGCATTGTTGGGAAAATGGGCTTGA
- the SWI5 gene encoding DNA-binding transcription factor SWI5 (similar to Saccharomyces cerevisiae SWI5 (YDR146C) and ACE2 (YLR131C); ancestral locus Anc_8.326), giving the protein MDTKTTLSSGSWPSDIFEFDLNEDFINELAETMHNTANVDIPIKTVNNSNGSYINNDNIKNNSDDFENFFYTDNNFNISQNSSQNSENNDNNSSSWGEILFDGNQVDISDSNGLGTMKLNVSLLVKQKKLDEALKKQEELNLQLEEQLRQTQEQQWQLQNQMQGTDNPSGSNKRFTLGDITASSRLNSTPSKKLKDLATEFNTNSQKKKKGRPLGAFSISQTTFNGSPTRMTRRPIVRARKEPNWDIKTVENNFSISNLPSSSSSLSSPVKVKSIFQSNDDFNLLQPQLEAAVEESPLQMDDFSNLNTSPVISTNPMLCPDVTKLSNRSSISNQHPSSTFLSPHSKINSFDGTPIKSKPLFSNNIFSNVSFTTPQLHPPAKKLSSSSIPSPSYPAFLPINENETTNLDSIPSSPIIRTRFKVEEDSHQSCSQVREIDPVSPMKITRKPTTLPRGSIDKYVKELPDKNFECLFENCGKTFKRRYNIRSHIQTHLEDRPYPCDFPGCDKAFVRNHDLVRHKKSHFEKNYACPCGKKFNREDALIVHRCRMICIGGKKYDNIVIKRSPRKRGRPRKNECSANSSGSGDPDESPTKKEKILSYNNIFRPMDTHFQGQKSQLNL; this is encoded by the coding sequence ATGGACACCAAGACAACTTTATCTTCAGGGTCGTGGCCCTCTGATATATTTGAGTTCGATCTCaatgaagattttattaatgaattGGCAGAAACAATGCACAACACCGCAAACGTAGATATACCTATAAAAACAgtaaataatagtaatgGCAGTTACATCAACAATgacaatatcaaaaataacaGCGAtgatttcgaaaattttttctatactgataacaatttcaatatttctcaaaattcaaGTCAAAATTCcgaaaataatgataacaattcttcttcatggGGGGAGATACTATTTGATGGTAATCAAGTAGATATATCAGACAGCAATGGCCTAGGCACAATGAAGCTGAACGTTTCTTTGCTCGTAAAGCAGAAAAAGTTAGACGAAGCCttgaagaaacaagaagaattgaatctCCAGTTGGAAGAGCAGTTGAGGCAAACTCAAGAACAACAGTGGCAATTGCAAAATCAAATGCAGGGAACTGATAATCCTTCAGGTTCTAATAAAAGATTTACTTTAGGAGATATTACTGCTTCTTCAAGATTGAATAGTACTCCctcaaagaaattaaaggaCTTGGCAACTGAATTCAATACAAATTCacagaaaaagaaaaaaggcAGGCCTTTGGGagctttttcaatatcacaAACTACTTTTAACGGTTCTCCAACCAGAATGACTCGCAGGCCCATAGTAAGGGCAAGAAAAGAGCCTAATTGGGATATAAAGACAGTGGagaacaatttttcaatatctaaTCTtccttcatcatcttcgtcGCTCTCATCACCTGTCAAAGTCAAGAgtatatttcaaagtaaCGACGACTTCAATTTACTGCAACCCCAACTAGAGGCGGCAGTTGAAGAGTCTCCCCTTCAAATGGATGATTTCAGCAATCTGAACACGTCGCCCGTAATTTCAACGAATCCAATGTTGTGTCCTGATGTAACAAAACTATCGAATCGTTCAAGCATCTCAAATCAACATCCATCTTCTACATTCTTGTCACCACATTCCAAAATCAACAGTTTCGATGGGACTCCAATTAAATCAAAGCCCTTGTTTTCAAATAACATTTTCAGTAATGTTAGCTTCACTACACCACAACTACATCCACCAGCAAAAAAGTTatcgtcttcatcaattCCTTCGCCATCATATCCTGCTTTTCTGccaattaatgaaaatgaaactaCTAATTTGGATTCAATCCCCTCATCTCCTATAATAAGAACACGATTTAAGGTAGAAGAGGATTCACATCAATCTTGTTCACAAGTAAGAGAAATCGATCCAGTGTCTCCAATGAAGATTACAAGAAAACCAACTACTTTACCAAGAGGATCGATCGATAAGTACGTTAAAGAACTACCCGATAAAAACTTTGAGTgtctttttgaaaactgTGGTAAGACgttcaaaagaagatataATATAAGGTCGCACATCCAAACACATTTAGAGGATAGGCCATATCCATGTGATTTCCCTGGCTGTGACAAGGCTTTTGTTAGAAATCATGATCTTGTAAGACATAAGAAGTCACATTTTGAGAAAAACTATGCTTGCCCATGTGGCAAGAAATTCAACCGAGAGGACGCATTAATTGTCCATCGTTGTAGAATGATATGTATAGGCGGCAAAAAGTATGACAATATAGTTATCAAAAGGTCACCAAGAAAGAGAGGAAGACCAAGGAAGAACGAGTGTAGTGCTAATAGCAGTGGATCTGGTGATCCCGATGAAAGCCCTACTAAGAaggagaaaattttgagcTACAATAACATATTTAGGCCGATGGATACCCATTTTCAAGGACAAAAATCTCAGTTAAATTTGTAA
- the EKI1 gene encoding bifunctional choline kinase/ethanolamine kinase EKI1 (similar to Saccharomyces cerevisiae EKI1 (YDR147W) and CKI1 (YLR133W); ancestral locus Anc_8.328): MKDLVVYVPPDSPELLVPYLTTIEAPRYAVKKISGALTNVIYKLTIIDTNETYLIRIYGTKDDSLVDRSVELDNIRRIPDNLNVIKILYFFQNGRIELFLDDFRAILSEEMRRNDYFELIAQQFRDLHSSVQLYESEIKGLGFVWTKILSWIEIIDSMIDCNKTNLQIVNSSLLCKDWNSFKAVVLDYKDWLLEHDSESFENFVFCHNDTQQGNIMINPKRKDVVFIDFEYGGANALSFDISNFFTECMHNYNLIESYDCKSEFYPTKDQIMLFLKKYLHEDVKEKNIHKLYNSVIRWRATAQLFWSIWAVIQSDKLSKELEMEESDDDAITLSSTSETLNYNDDYFNYLSFCKSKISYFWGDLIKFNIVNESACQLPQIRFLGTELFETN, from the coding sequence ATGAAAGATCTGGTCGTATATGTCCCACCTGATTCACCGGAATTGCTGGTACCATATCTTACCACTATTGAGGCTCCAAGATATGCTGTGAAGAAGATTAGTGGTGCTTTGACTAACGTCATTTACAAATTAACAATTATAGACACTAATGAAACGTATTTAATTAGAATATACGGGACTAAAGATGATTCTCTTGTCGATAGATCAGTTGAACTGGACAATATCAGACGAATACCAGATAATCTAAACGTTATAAAAATACTCtattttttccaaaatggTAGGATTGAACTGTTTTTAGATGATTTTAGAGCCATACTGAGTGAAGAAATGAGACGTAACGACTATTTTGAGTTGATAGCTCAACAATTCCGTGATTTGCATTCAAGTGTTCAATTATATGAGAGTGAAATCAAAGGTCTTGGTTTCGTCTGGACAAAGATTCTCAGTTGgattgaaatcattgattCTATGATCGATTGTAATAAAACTAACCTTCAAATTGTTAATAGCAGTCTACTGTGTAAAGATTGGAACTCTTTCAAAGCTGTGGTATTGGACTATAAAGACTGGTTATTAGAACATGATTCTGAAAGTTTTGAGAATTTTGTATTTTGCCATAACGATACTCAACAAGGTAATATTATGATAAATCCCAAGCGCAAAGATGTTGTATTTATAGATTTCGAGTATGGAGGTGCAAATGCCCTATCGTTtgatatatcaaattttttcactgaATGTATGCACAATTATAATCTAATAGAATCTTACGATTGTAAAAGTGAATTCTATCCAACAAAGGACCAAATCATGCtgtttttaaaaaaatatctgcATGAAGAtgttaaagaaaagaatatacaCAAACTTTACAACTCTGTGATCAGGTGGAGAGCCACTGCACAATTATTTTGGTCTATTTGGGCTGTTATTCAAAGTGATAAATTATCGAAAGAATTGGAAATGGAAGAatctgatgatgatgcAATTACACTATCATCAACTTCAGAGACTTTAAACTATAATGATGATTATTTCAACTACTTGAGTTTTTGTAAAAgcaaaatttcatatttttggGGcgatttgataaaattcaatattgtAAATGAAAGTGCTTGTCAGTTACCACAAATTAGATTCTTAGGAactgaattatttgaaacaaactaa
- the KGD2 gene encoding dihydrolipoyl transsuccinylase (similar to Saccharomyces cerevisiae KGD2 (YDR148C); ancestral locus Anc_8.329): protein MLSRAAKKSVVTVLRSSARRSLVTRSLLVPSAQRFTLWNDTRNRNPPVNSNVSFKGFYRYNSTLKSVEVPPMAESLTEGSLKEYTKSVGDFINEDDLLATIETDKIDIEVNAPISGTIKKLNFNPDDTVTVGDELAQIEPGETSKEQTTSTETKSQPEPLKSEEKDQVAKSSPKKENKPSAAAPEPTPKKETKPSATSTKNDDASFTSFSRNEHRVKMNRMRLRIAERLKESQNTAASLTTFNEVDMSSILEMRKLYKDEIIKNMGIKFGFMGLFSKACVLASKNIPAINAMIEDDQMVYRDYMDISVAVATPKGLVTPVVRNCESLSVLDIENEILKLSHKARDNKLTLEDMTGGTFTISNGGIFGSLYGTPIINMPQAAVLGLHGIKERPVTVNGQIVSRPMMYLALTYDHRILDGREAVTFLKTVKELVEDPRKMLLF from the coding sequence ATGTTATCAAGGGCTGCTAAGAAGTCTGTGGTCACTGTACTAAGAAGCTCAGCAAGAAGGTCCCTAGTAACGAGGTCCCTTCTGGTTCCATCTGCTCAAAGATTTACACTCTGGAATGATACTCGCAATAGGAATCCTCCAGTGAATAGTAATGTATCTTTCAAGGGTTTTTACCGCTATAATTCGACATTAAAGTCGGTAGAAGTTCCACCTATGGCAGAATCACTAACGGAAGGTTCCCTTAAGGAATATACAAAGAGTGTGGGTGATTTCataaatgaagatgatttattgGCAACGATAGAAAcagataaaattgatatcgAGGTAAATGCGCCGATTTCTGGTACTATAAAAAAGTTAAACTTCAATCCTGATGATACTGTGACTGTAGGTGATGAATTGGCGCAAATAGAACCGGGAGAAACATCGAAGGAACAAACGACATCTACTGAAACTAAATCTCAACCAGAACCTCTAAAATCAGAGGAAAAGGATCAAGTTGCTAAATCATCgccaaagaaagaaaataaaccATCCGCTGCGGCACCTGAGCCAACCCCAAAGAAAGAGACTAAGCCTTCCGCCACATCGACTAAGAACGATGATGCCTCCTTCACCTCATTTTCTCGTAATGAACATAGAGTAAAAATGAATAGAATGAGGTTGAGAATAGCTGAAAGGTTGAAAGAGTCTCAAAATACAGCAGCATCTTTGACGACATTCAATGAAGTTGATATGTCATCGATTTTAGAAATGAGAAAATTATACAAGGATGAgattattaaaaatatgGGTATTAAGTTTGGTTTCATGGGTCTTTTTTCTAAAGCATGTGTATTAGCTTCCAAAAATATACCTGCTATCAATGCTATGATTGAAGATGATCAGATGGTTTATCGTGACTACATGGATATTTCAGTTGCTGTTGCTACTCCAAAAGGTTTAGTTACACCAGTAGTACGTAATTGTGAATCTTTATCTGTCCTAGATATTGAAAAcgaaattttaaaattgagCCACAAGGCAAgagataataaattaactTTAGAAGATATGACTGGTGGTACTTTTACAATTTCAAACGGTGGTATCTTTGGTTCACTTTATGGAACGCCGATCATTAACATGCCTCAAGCTGCTGTGTTAGGGTTACATGGCATTAAAGAAAGACCAGTTACTGTCAATGGACAGATTGTGTCTAGGCCTATGATGTATTTGGCTTTGACCTACGATCATAGAATATTGGATGGGAGAGAAGCTGTTACGTTTTTAAAAACGGTGAAAGAATTAGTTGAAGATCCAAGGAAAATGCTATTATTCTGA